The Astyanax mexicanus isolate ESR-SI-001 chromosome 7, AstMex3_surface, whole genome shotgun sequence genome has a window encoding:
- the pde10a gene encoding cAMP and cAMP-inhibited cGMP 3',5'-cyclic phosphodiesterase 10A isoform X4 has translation MEDGPPSTSCFRRITDCFLGSSLTDEKVKAYLSLHPQMLDEFVLESVSTETVDRWLKRKSSSRPGDESSTKEVSRYQDTNMQGVVYELNSYMEQRLDTGGDNKLLLYELCNIIKTATKADGFALYFLGECNNSLCLFTPTGAKEGLPGLIPSGPIAFGTTIAAHVAKTRKTLLVEDIMGDERFPRGTGQDSGIRVHSVLCLPILTAIGDLIAVLELHRHLGQEPFNLSHQEVATANLAWASVAIHQVQVCRGLAKQTELNDFLLDVSKTYFDNIVAIDSLLEHIMIYAKNLVNADRCALFQVDHNNKELYSDLFDIGEENEGKPVFRKTKEIRFSIEKGIAGQVARTGEVLNIPDAYADPRFNREVDHYTGYTTRNILCMPIVSRGTVIGVVQMVNKLSGSAFTKTDENNFKMFAVFCALALHCANMYHRIRHSECIYRVTMEKLSYHSICTSEEWKTLTQLSLPDPIYKEIELFHFDISPYEELWPAVFVYMIHNSCGKSSFELEKLCRFTMSVRKNYRRVPYHNWKHAVTVAHCMYAILQKTSGIFTELEKKGLLIACLCHDLDHRGYSNSYLQKFDHPLAALYSTSTMEQHHFSQTVSILQLEGHNIFSNLTSSEYEQVLEIIRKAIIATDLALYFGNRKQIAELLSTGALDLNNHAHRDRVIGLMMTACDLCSVTKLWPVTRLTANDIYAEFWSEGDEMKKIGMQPIPMMDRDKKDEVPQGQVGFYNAVAIPCYTTLVELFPPSAPLLSACRENLGQWEKIVRGDDPSAWVPAEEIAPEQLPESGPVKVDN, from the exons GTCTGACGGATGAGAAAGTTAAGGCCTACCTTTCCTTGCACCCCCAGATGCTGGACGAGTTTGTGCTGGAGAGCGTGAGCACGGAGACGGTGGACAGATGGCTGAAACGGAAGAGCAGCAGCCGGCCTGGAG ATGAGTCCTCAACTAAAGAAGTCAGCAGG TACCAGGACACCAACATGCAGGGCGTGGTTTACGAGCTCAACAGCTACATGGAGCAGCGGCTGGACACGGGAGGAGACAACAAACTCCTGCTGTACGAGTTGTGCAACATCATCAAAACAG ccacAAAAGCTGATGGTTTTGCACTTTACTTCCTTGGAGAATGCAACAAT AGCCTCTGTTTGTTCACGCCCACGGGGGCAAAGGAGGGGCTTCCTGGGCTCATCCCCTCCGGTCCCATCGCGTTTGGGACCACCATCGCTGCTCATGTCGCCAAGACACGCAAGACACTACTAGTAGAAGACATCATGGGG GACGAGCGGTTCCCCCGTGGCACAGGGCAGGACTCAGGGATTCGTGTTCACTCTGTTCTGTGTCTCCCCATCCTCACCGCCATCGGTGACCTCATCGCCGTGCTGGAGCTCCACCGACACCTGGGCCAAGAACCTTTCAACCTCAGCCATCAGGAG gttgCCACAGCAAACCTGGCATGGGCGTCTGTAGCTATTCACCAAGTGCAG GTCTGCAGAGGTCTTGCCAAGCAGACAGAGCTCAACGACTTCCTTCTAGATGTGTCAAA AACATACTTCGACAACATAGTGGCAATAGATTCTCTACTTGAACATATTATG ATATATGCAAAAAACCTGGTGAATGCAGACAGATGTGCCCTCTTCCAGGTCGATCACAATAACAAAGAACTGTACTCTGACCTGTTCGATATCGGGGAGGAGAACGAAGGGAAACCAGTCTTTAGGAAAACCAAAGAAATCAG GTTTTCTATAGAGAAAGGCATTGCTGGTCAGGTGGCGCGAACAGGAGAGGTGTTGAATATTCCAGATGCCTATGCAGACCCACGGTTCAACAG AGAAGTGGACCACTACACTGGTTACACGACGAGGAACATCCTGTGCATGCCCATCGTCAGCCGGGGGACCGTCATCGGCGTGGTGCAGATGGTGAACAAGCTGAGCGGAAGTGCCTTCACTAAAACTGACGAGAACAACTTCAAGATGTTCGCTGTCTTCTGTGCTCTGGCCTTACACTGTGCTAAT atGTATCACCGAATCAGACATTCAGAGTGTATCTACAGAGTGACGATGGAGAAGCTTTCATACCACAGTATCTGCACGTCGGAGGAGTGGAAGACCCTCACACAGCTGTCCCTTCCTGACCCCATATATAAAGAGATTGAGCT GTTCCATTTCGACATCAGCCCGTATGAGGAGCTCTGGCCCGCGGTTTTTGTGTACATGATTCACAATTCATGTGGAAAATCCAG TTTTGAGCTGGAGAAACTGTGTCGCTTCACGATGTCGGTGCGGAAGAATTACAGACGAGTTCCGTACCACAACTGGAAGCACGCGGTAACGGTGGCGCACTGCATGTACGCCATCCTgcagaaaacctctggaatcttcACCGAACTGGAG AAGAAAGGTCTGCTGATAGCCTGCCTGTGTCACGACCTGGATCACCGGGGCTACAGCAACAGCTACCTGCAGAAGTTTGACCATCCACTGGCCGCCCTCTACTCGACCTCCACCATGGAGCAGCACCACTTCTCCCAGACCGTGTCCATCCTGCAG CTGGAAGGGCACAATATTTTCTCCAACCTGACTTCCAGCGAGTATGAGCAGGTGCTGGAGATCATCCGCAAGGCCATCATCGCCACGGACCTGGCCCTGTACTTCGGCAACCGCAAGCAGATCGCCGAACTGCTGAGCACGGGAGCGCTGGACCTGAACAACCACGCCCACAG GGATCGTGTGATTGGTCTGATGATGACTGCGTGTGATCTCTGCTCTGTTACGAAACTGTGGCCTGTCACTCGCCTCACAGCCAATGATATCTACGCAGAGTTCTGGTCTGAG GGGGACGAGATGAAGAAGATAGGAATGCAGCCCATTCCGATGATGGACCGGGATAAGAAGGACGAGGTTCCACAGGGCCAG GTGGGGTTTTATAACGCTGTGGCCATTCCCTGTTACACCACCCTGGTAGAGCTGTTCCCTCCCTCTGCTCCTCTTCTCAGTGCCTGCAG GGAGAACCTGGGCCAGTGGGAGAAAATAGTACGAGGAGACGATCCGTCCGCCTGGGTCCCGGCCGAGGAGATCGCTCCGGAGCAGTTACCCGAAAGCGGGCCGGTCAAAGTGGACAACTGA
- the pde10a gene encoding cAMP and cAMP-inhibited cGMP 3',5'-cyclic phosphodiesterase 10A isoform X3, giving the protein MEDGPPSTSCFRRITDCFLGSSLTDEKVKAYLSLHPQMLDEFVLESVSTETVDRWLKRKSSSRPGDESSTKEVSRQYQDTNMQGVVYELNSYMEQRLDTGGDNKLLLYELCNIIKTATKADGFALYFLGECNNSLCLFTPTGAKEGLPGLIPSGPIAFGTTIAAHVAKTRKTLLVEDIMGDERFPRGTGQDSGIRVHSVLCLPILTAIGDLIAVLELHRHLGQEPFNLSHQEVATANLAWASVAIHQVQVCRGLAKQTELNDFLLDVSKTYFDNIVAIDSLLEHIMIYAKNLVNADRCALFQVDHNNKELYSDLFDIGEENEGKPVFRKTKEIRFSIEKGIAGQVARTGEVLNIPDAYADPRFNREVDHYTGYTTRNILCMPIVSRGTVIGVVQMVNKLSGSAFTKTDENNFKMFAVFCALALHCANMYHRIRHSECIYRVTMEKLSYHSICTSEEWKTLTQLSLPDPIYKEIELFHFDISPYEELWPAVFVYMIHNSCGKSSFELEKLCRFTMSVRKNYRRVPYHNWKHAVTVAHCMYAILQKTSGIFTELEKKGLLIACLCHDLDHRGYSNSYLQKFDHPLAALYSTSTMEQHHFSQTVSILQLEGHNIFSNLTSSEYEQVLEIIRKAIIATDLALYFGNRKQIAELLSTGALDLNNHAHRDRVIGLMMTACDLCSVTKLWPVTRLTANDIYAEFWSEGDEMKKIGMQPIPMMDRDKKDEVPQGQVGFYNAVAIPCYTTLVELFPPSAPLLSACRENLGQWEKIVRGDDPSAWVPAEEIAPEQLPESGPVKVDN; this is encoded by the exons GTCTGACGGATGAGAAAGTTAAGGCCTACCTTTCCTTGCACCCCCAGATGCTGGACGAGTTTGTGCTGGAGAGCGTGAGCACGGAGACGGTGGACAGATGGCTGAAACGGAAGAGCAGCAGCCGGCCTGGAG ATGAGTCCTCAACTAAAGAAGTCAGCAGG CAGTACCAGGACACCAACATGCAGGGCGTGGTTTACGAGCTCAACAGCTACATGGAGCAGCGGCTGGACACGGGAGGAGACAACAAACTCCTGCTGTACGAGTTGTGCAACATCATCAAAACAG ccacAAAAGCTGATGGTTTTGCACTTTACTTCCTTGGAGAATGCAACAAT AGCCTCTGTTTGTTCACGCCCACGGGGGCAAAGGAGGGGCTTCCTGGGCTCATCCCCTCCGGTCCCATCGCGTTTGGGACCACCATCGCTGCTCATGTCGCCAAGACACGCAAGACACTACTAGTAGAAGACATCATGGGG GACGAGCGGTTCCCCCGTGGCACAGGGCAGGACTCAGGGATTCGTGTTCACTCTGTTCTGTGTCTCCCCATCCTCACCGCCATCGGTGACCTCATCGCCGTGCTGGAGCTCCACCGACACCTGGGCCAAGAACCTTTCAACCTCAGCCATCAGGAG gttgCCACAGCAAACCTGGCATGGGCGTCTGTAGCTATTCACCAAGTGCAG GTCTGCAGAGGTCTTGCCAAGCAGACAGAGCTCAACGACTTCCTTCTAGATGTGTCAAA AACATACTTCGACAACATAGTGGCAATAGATTCTCTACTTGAACATATTATG ATATATGCAAAAAACCTGGTGAATGCAGACAGATGTGCCCTCTTCCAGGTCGATCACAATAACAAAGAACTGTACTCTGACCTGTTCGATATCGGGGAGGAGAACGAAGGGAAACCAGTCTTTAGGAAAACCAAAGAAATCAG GTTTTCTATAGAGAAAGGCATTGCTGGTCAGGTGGCGCGAACAGGAGAGGTGTTGAATATTCCAGATGCCTATGCAGACCCACGGTTCAACAG AGAAGTGGACCACTACACTGGTTACACGACGAGGAACATCCTGTGCATGCCCATCGTCAGCCGGGGGACCGTCATCGGCGTGGTGCAGATGGTGAACAAGCTGAGCGGAAGTGCCTTCACTAAAACTGACGAGAACAACTTCAAGATGTTCGCTGTCTTCTGTGCTCTGGCCTTACACTGTGCTAAT atGTATCACCGAATCAGACATTCAGAGTGTATCTACAGAGTGACGATGGAGAAGCTTTCATACCACAGTATCTGCACGTCGGAGGAGTGGAAGACCCTCACACAGCTGTCCCTTCCTGACCCCATATATAAAGAGATTGAGCT GTTCCATTTCGACATCAGCCCGTATGAGGAGCTCTGGCCCGCGGTTTTTGTGTACATGATTCACAATTCATGTGGAAAATCCAG TTTTGAGCTGGAGAAACTGTGTCGCTTCACGATGTCGGTGCGGAAGAATTACAGACGAGTTCCGTACCACAACTGGAAGCACGCGGTAACGGTGGCGCACTGCATGTACGCCATCCTgcagaaaacctctggaatcttcACCGAACTGGAG AAGAAAGGTCTGCTGATAGCCTGCCTGTGTCACGACCTGGATCACCGGGGCTACAGCAACAGCTACCTGCAGAAGTTTGACCATCCACTGGCCGCCCTCTACTCGACCTCCACCATGGAGCAGCACCACTTCTCCCAGACCGTGTCCATCCTGCAG CTGGAAGGGCACAATATTTTCTCCAACCTGACTTCCAGCGAGTATGAGCAGGTGCTGGAGATCATCCGCAAGGCCATCATCGCCACGGACCTGGCCCTGTACTTCGGCAACCGCAAGCAGATCGCCGAACTGCTGAGCACGGGAGCGCTGGACCTGAACAACCACGCCCACAG GGATCGTGTGATTGGTCTGATGATGACTGCGTGTGATCTCTGCTCTGTTACGAAACTGTGGCCTGTCACTCGCCTCACAGCCAATGATATCTACGCAGAGTTCTGGTCTGAG GGGGACGAGATGAAGAAGATAGGAATGCAGCCCATTCCGATGATGGACCGGGATAAGAAGGACGAGGTTCCACAGGGCCAG GTGGGGTTTTATAACGCTGTGGCCATTCCCTGTTACACCACCCTGGTAGAGCTGTTCCCTCCCTCTGCTCCTCTTCTCAGTGCCTGCAG GGAGAACCTGGGCCAGTGGGAGAAAATAGTACGAGGAGACGATCCGTCCGCCTGGGTCCCGGCCGAGGAGATCGCTCCGGAGCAGTTACCCGAAAGCGGGCCGGTCAAAGTGGACAACTGA
- the pde10a gene encoding cAMP and cAMP-inhibited cGMP 3',5'-cyclic phosphodiesterase 10A isoform X1 has product MSKKRKTPDDGGEERGRGGGRGRGGGRGGGGRDLASAEDSCDEQGLTDEKVKAYLSLHPQMLDEFVLESVSTETVDRWLKRKSSSRPGDESSTKEVSRQYQDTNMQGVVYELNSYMEQRLDTGGDNKLLLYELCNIIKTATKADGFALYFLGECNNSLCLFTPTGAKEGLPGLIPSGPIAFGTTIAAHVAKTRKTLLVEDIMGDERFPRGTGQDSGIRVHSVLCLPILTAIGDLIAVLELHRHLGQEPFNLSHQEVATANLAWASVAIHQVQVCRGLAKQTELNDFLLDVSKTYFDNIVAIDSLLEHIMIYAKNLVNADRCALFQVDHNNKELYSDLFDIGEENEGKPVFRKTKEIRFSIEKGIAGQVARTGEVLNIPDAYADPRFNREVDHYTGYTTRNILCMPIVSRGTVIGVVQMVNKLSGSAFTKTDENNFKMFAVFCALALHCANMYHRIRHSECIYRVTMEKLSYHSICTSEEWKTLTQLSLPDPIYKEIELFHFDISPYEELWPAVFVYMIHNSCGKSSFELEKLCRFTMSVRKNYRRVPYHNWKHAVTVAHCMYAILQKTSGIFTELEKKGLLIACLCHDLDHRGYSNSYLQKFDHPLAALYSTSTMEQHHFSQTVSILQLEGHNIFSNLTSSEYEQVLEIIRKAIIATDLALYFGNRKQIAELLSTGALDLNNHAHRDRVIGLMMTACDLCSVTKLWPVTRLTANDIYAEFWSEGDEMKKIGMQPIPMMDRDKKDEVPQGQVGFYNAVAIPCYTTLVELFPPSAPLLSACRENLGQWEKIVRGDDPSAWVPAEEIAPEQLPESGPVKVDN; this is encoded by the exons GTCTGACGGATGAGAAAGTTAAGGCCTACCTTTCCTTGCACCCCCAGATGCTGGACGAGTTTGTGCTGGAGAGCGTGAGCACGGAGACGGTGGACAGATGGCTGAAACGGAAGAGCAGCAGCCGGCCTGGAG ATGAGTCCTCAACTAAAGAAGTCAGCAGG CAGTACCAGGACACCAACATGCAGGGCGTGGTTTACGAGCTCAACAGCTACATGGAGCAGCGGCTGGACACGGGAGGAGACAACAAACTCCTGCTGTACGAGTTGTGCAACATCATCAAAACAG ccacAAAAGCTGATGGTTTTGCACTTTACTTCCTTGGAGAATGCAACAAT AGCCTCTGTTTGTTCACGCCCACGGGGGCAAAGGAGGGGCTTCCTGGGCTCATCCCCTCCGGTCCCATCGCGTTTGGGACCACCATCGCTGCTCATGTCGCCAAGACACGCAAGACACTACTAGTAGAAGACATCATGGGG GACGAGCGGTTCCCCCGTGGCACAGGGCAGGACTCAGGGATTCGTGTTCACTCTGTTCTGTGTCTCCCCATCCTCACCGCCATCGGTGACCTCATCGCCGTGCTGGAGCTCCACCGACACCTGGGCCAAGAACCTTTCAACCTCAGCCATCAGGAG gttgCCACAGCAAACCTGGCATGGGCGTCTGTAGCTATTCACCAAGTGCAG GTCTGCAGAGGTCTTGCCAAGCAGACAGAGCTCAACGACTTCCTTCTAGATGTGTCAAA AACATACTTCGACAACATAGTGGCAATAGATTCTCTACTTGAACATATTATG ATATATGCAAAAAACCTGGTGAATGCAGACAGATGTGCCCTCTTCCAGGTCGATCACAATAACAAAGAACTGTACTCTGACCTGTTCGATATCGGGGAGGAGAACGAAGGGAAACCAGTCTTTAGGAAAACCAAAGAAATCAG GTTTTCTATAGAGAAAGGCATTGCTGGTCAGGTGGCGCGAACAGGAGAGGTGTTGAATATTCCAGATGCCTATGCAGACCCACGGTTCAACAG AGAAGTGGACCACTACACTGGTTACACGACGAGGAACATCCTGTGCATGCCCATCGTCAGCCGGGGGACCGTCATCGGCGTGGTGCAGATGGTGAACAAGCTGAGCGGAAGTGCCTTCACTAAAACTGACGAGAACAACTTCAAGATGTTCGCTGTCTTCTGTGCTCTGGCCTTACACTGTGCTAAT atGTATCACCGAATCAGACATTCAGAGTGTATCTACAGAGTGACGATGGAGAAGCTTTCATACCACAGTATCTGCACGTCGGAGGAGTGGAAGACCCTCACACAGCTGTCCCTTCCTGACCCCATATATAAAGAGATTGAGCT GTTCCATTTCGACATCAGCCCGTATGAGGAGCTCTGGCCCGCGGTTTTTGTGTACATGATTCACAATTCATGTGGAAAATCCAG TTTTGAGCTGGAGAAACTGTGTCGCTTCACGATGTCGGTGCGGAAGAATTACAGACGAGTTCCGTACCACAACTGGAAGCACGCGGTAACGGTGGCGCACTGCATGTACGCCATCCTgcagaaaacctctggaatcttcACCGAACTGGAG AAGAAAGGTCTGCTGATAGCCTGCCTGTGTCACGACCTGGATCACCGGGGCTACAGCAACAGCTACCTGCAGAAGTTTGACCATCCACTGGCCGCCCTCTACTCGACCTCCACCATGGAGCAGCACCACTTCTCCCAGACCGTGTCCATCCTGCAG CTGGAAGGGCACAATATTTTCTCCAACCTGACTTCCAGCGAGTATGAGCAGGTGCTGGAGATCATCCGCAAGGCCATCATCGCCACGGACCTGGCCCTGTACTTCGGCAACCGCAAGCAGATCGCCGAACTGCTGAGCACGGGAGCGCTGGACCTGAACAACCACGCCCACAG GGATCGTGTGATTGGTCTGATGATGACTGCGTGTGATCTCTGCTCTGTTACGAAACTGTGGCCTGTCACTCGCCTCACAGCCAATGATATCTACGCAGAGTTCTGGTCTGAG GGGGACGAGATGAAGAAGATAGGAATGCAGCCCATTCCGATGATGGACCGGGATAAGAAGGACGAGGTTCCACAGGGCCAG GTGGGGTTTTATAACGCTGTGGCCATTCCCTGTTACACCACCCTGGTAGAGCTGTTCCCTCCCTCTGCTCCTCTTCTCAGTGCCTGCAG GGAGAACCTGGGCCAGTGGGAGAAAATAGTACGAGGAGACGATCCGTCCGCCTGGGTCCCGGCCGAGGAGATCGCTCCGGAGCAGTTACCCGAAAGCGGGCCGGTCAAAGTGGACAACTGA
- the pde10a gene encoding cAMP and cAMP-inhibited cGMP 3',5'-cyclic phosphodiesterase 10A isoform X2 — translation MSKKRKTPDDGGEERGRGGGRGRGGGRGGGGRDLASAEDSCDEQGLTDEKVKAYLSLHPQMLDEFVLESVSTETVDRWLKRKSSSRPGDESSTKEVSRYQDTNMQGVVYELNSYMEQRLDTGGDNKLLLYELCNIIKTATKADGFALYFLGECNNSLCLFTPTGAKEGLPGLIPSGPIAFGTTIAAHVAKTRKTLLVEDIMGDERFPRGTGQDSGIRVHSVLCLPILTAIGDLIAVLELHRHLGQEPFNLSHQEVATANLAWASVAIHQVQVCRGLAKQTELNDFLLDVSKTYFDNIVAIDSLLEHIMIYAKNLVNADRCALFQVDHNNKELYSDLFDIGEENEGKPVFRKTKEIRFSIEKGIAGQVARTGEVLNIPDAYADPRFNREVDHYTGYTTRNILCMPIVSRGTVIGVVQMVNKLSGSAFTKTDENNFKMFAVFCALALHCANMYHRIRHSECIYRVTMEKLSYHSICTSEEWKTLTQLSLPDPIYKEIELFHFDISPYEELWPAVFVYMIHNSCGKSSFELEKLCRFTMSVRKNYRRVPYHNWKHAVTVAHCMYAILQKTSGIFTELEKKGLLIACLCHDLDHRGYSNSYLQKFDHPLAALYSTSTMEQHHFSQTVSILQLEGHNIFSNLTSSEYEQVLEIIRKAIIATDLALYFGNRKQIAELLSTGALDLNNHAHRDRVIGLMMTACDLCSVTKLWPVTRLTANDIYAEFWSEGDEMKKIGMQPIPMMDRDKKDEVPQGQVGFYNAVAIPCYTTLVELFPPSAPLLSACRENLGQWEKIVRGDDPSAWVPAEEIAPEQLPESGPVKVDN, via the exons GTCTGACGGATGAGAAAGTTAAGGCCTACCTTTCCTTGCACCCCCAGATGCTGGACGAGTTTGTGCTGGAGAGCGTGAGCACGGAGACGGTGGACAGATGGCTGAAACGGAAGAGCAGCAGCCGGCCTGGAG ATGAGTCCTCAACTAAAGAAGTCAGCAGG TACCAGGACACCAACATGCAGGGCGTGGTTTACGAGCTCAACAGCTACATGGAGCAGCGGCTGGACACGGGAGGAGACAACAAACTCCTGCTGTACGAGTTGTGCAACATCATCAAAACAG ccacAAAAGCTGATGGTTTTGCACTTTACTTCCTTGGAGAATGCAACAAT AGCCTCTGTTTGTTCACGCCCACGGGGGCAAAGGAGGGGCTTCCTGGGCTCATCCCCTCCGGTCCCATCGCGTTTGGGACCACCATCGCTGCTCATGTCGCCAAGACACGCAAGACACTACTAGTAGAAGACATCATGGGG GACGAGCGGTTCCCCCGTGGCACAGGGCAGGACTCAGGGATTCGTGTTCACTCTGTTCTGTGTCTCCCCATCCTCACCGCCATCGGTGACCTCATCGCCGTGCTGGAGCTCCACCGACACCTGGGCCAAGAACCTTTCAACCTCAGCCATCAGGAG gttgCCACAGCAAACCTGGCATGGGCGTCTGTAGCTATTCACCAAGTGCAG GTCTGCAGAGGTCTTGCCAAGCAGACAGAGCTCAACGACTTCCTTCTAGATGTGTCAAA AACATACTTCGACAACATAGTGGCAATAGATTCTCTACTTGAACATATTATG ATATATGCAAAAAACCTGGTGAATGCAGACAGATGTGCCCTCTTCCAGGTCGATCACAATAACAAAGAACTGTACTCTGACCTGTTCGATATCGGGGAGGAGAACGAAGGGAAACCAGTCTTTAGGAAAACCAAAGAAATCAG GTTTTCTATAGAGAAAGGCATTGCTGGTCAGGTGGCGCGAACAGGAGAGGTGTTGAATATTCCAGATGCCTATGCAGACCCACGGTTCAACAG AGAAGTGGACCACTACACTGGTTACACGACGAGGAACATCCTGTGCATGCCCATCGTCAGCCGGGGGACCGTCATCGGCGTGGTGCAGATGGTGAACAAGCTGAGCGGAAGTGCCTTCACTAAAACTGACGAGAACAACTTCAAGATGTTCGCTGTCTTCTGTGCTCTGGCCTTACACTGTGCTAAT atGTATCACCGAATCAGACATTCAGAGTGTATCTACAGAGTGACGATGGAGAAGCTTTCATACCACAGTATCTGCACGTCGGAGGAGTGGAAGACCCTCACACAGCTGTCCCTTCCTGACCCCATATATAAAGAGATTGAGCT GTTCCATTTCGACATCAGCCCGTATGAGGAGCTCTGGCCCGCGGTTTTTGTGTACATGATTCACAATTCATGTGGAAAATCCAG TTTTGAGCTGGAGAAACTGTGTCGCTTCACGATGTCGGTGCGGAAGAATTACAGACGAGTTCCGTACCACAACTGGAAGCACGCGGTAACGGTGGCGCACTGCATGTACGCCATCCTgcagaaaacctctggaatcttcACCGAACTGGAG AAGAAAGGTCTGCTGATAGCCTGCCTGTGTCACGACCTGGATCACCGGGGCTACAGCAACAGCTACCTGCAGAAGTTTGACCATCCACTGGCCGCCCTCTACTCGACCTCCACCATGGAGCAGCACCACTTCTCCCAGACCGTGTCCATCCTGCAG CTGGAAGGGCACAATATTTTCTCCAACCTGACTTCCAGCGAGTATGAGCAGGTGCTGGAGATCATCCGCAAGGCCATCATCGCCACGGACCTGGCCCTGTACTTCGGCAACCGCAAGCAGATCGCCGAACTGCTGAGCACGGGAGCGCTGGACCTGAACAACCACGCCCACAG GGATCGTGTGATTGGTCTGATGATGACTGCGTGTGATCTCTGCTCTGTTACGAAACTGTGGCCTGTCACTCGCCTCACAGCCAATGATATCTACGCAGAGTTCTGGTCTGAG GGGGACGAGATGAAGAAGATAGGAATGCAGCCCATTCCGATGATGGACCGGGATAAGAAGGACGAGGTTCCACAGGGCCAG GTGGGGTTTTATAACGCTGTGGCCATTCCCTGTTACACCACCCTGGTAGAGCTGTTCCCTCCCTCTGCTCCTCTTCTCAGTGCCTGCAG GGAGAACCTGGGCCAGTGGGAGAAAATAGTACGAGGAGACGATCCGTCCGCCTGGGTCCCGGCCGAGGAGATCGCTCCGGAGCAGTTACCCGAAAGCGGGCCGGTCAAAGTGGACAACTGA